A region of Fusarium keratoplasticum isolate Fu6.1 chromosome 6, whole genome shotgun sequence DNA encodes the following proteins:
- a CDS encoding ADF-H domain-containing protein: protein MSLNGLDDPKVQEAHEAAVAEPGGWFLLKYASRDEVELLGRGSGGVVEVRNNVAQYDETSPLYGFLRYRRRNVLIKYLPEDCSRLIQARVAVHFNAVCERFSPYDTTFEIADAKELKDTKLSAACSLHAASGSNSSSSSSLRRRRLMEIAEEEEEEQQQRANKRQSLGADQDDERPQTAKSTQEPVTLNSELAASPEASNFTAASTSEVPNFVGVDDRPVSPSQSMDGPGRMSSQSSRPELFSYSSYTYGKPKVKLGPRPSLETGNRPQTAGGFRPVSQIPSGLKLFGKGSKRNKSKDETANAEELLAVTENDTSVSEEPQIAHTELTRPATSSGVSAPNSPMMPPPLPSKPTISPEKARLMKAMKLREKKKKNLAIKAANASDSPVTSPVTSEEGPLEERLEENQAHTDDENMITEAESDRPSISNADSGIGLDASSASMTTDQASDLTQTDSHPDSPVIASSEPEISTKASSLSESTDETLHPKSDDAPDDDEKAIDDEVAAEDDASKEPAAATQSQPVAEKKAEGTTAESPCEANTSIPDRQTASLVNSGKPETSKIPDTLDTNATTNVNNKDDEPLSPSSAALKIPKSKFSTQDLRSANNTPAPEQNARESSPVIVTEDVEEEADTQDVVPETTKLPETKQPKRKAANIEPIRTDFSTDTSRPESQTGNLSDDESLMEELQSATLQEAKPMLVAKSPVTPVFPSPTKGDRSPHIIRTVSNPVRGNFLAPGDVTQSSARSASSGAAYLHKVAQQPVGPNLSKKSNVGSSISQRIKALEKLSANSGEANPIATSRERPSSAFFSVRRSREPSRSPSVADRANSFNRQNLRTPPSRSGSRDESPERTRRTRRERSNSVASRLSMFEPPLTESGGSPGSTRGPESISVTAKIVRDPSQNTAKAMEPPKDPSEYNPVELKQSPLLVDHQKSAPVWTPAALEMPKETLLERRMSKEGRRSESRNRSKDSKSRRSSLTVVKDFINDRRKSLTSPSSDALPSSAASRSPTRPPSTHHKRLSISSRRSSFSRDRENVLSPSATTESSASGDETKSNSDKSKSRAARFMRRLSSLSSSRGKTTPPTVLSPTVQEEVPEPPRPATTGPPSIVSYMGDVNVQFPDNLLWKRRNMCLDSQGFLILSALPGQSGRAAQGTKRYHLSEFRTPYIPDVEVQELPHSVVLDLIEGSGVQLACMDRAGQVKVLDILRDAHAGHAVTFGL, encoded by the exons ATGTCGCTGAATGGCTTAGACGACCCCAAGGTCCAGGAAGCCCACGAGGCCGCCGTCGCCGAACCCGGAGGATG GTTCCTCCTCAAGTACGCGAGTCGCGATGAAGTCGAGCTGTTGGGCCGTGGCTCGGGCGGTGTTGTCGAGGTGCGCAACAATGTCGCCCAGTATGACGAGACAAGTCCCCTATATGGCTTCTTGAGGTATCGGAGGAGAAATGTCTTGATCAAATATCTCCCCGAGGACTGCTCTCGCCTCATCCAAG CACGCGTGGCCGTTCATTTCAACGCCGTCTGCGAGCGATTCTCCCCTTACGATACCACCTTCGAGATTGCCGACGCCAAGGAACTTAAAGATACCAAGCTATCGGCTGCATGCTCCCTGCATGCCGCCTCAGGGTCCaactcgtcgtcctcgagtTCGCTGCGTAGGAGGCGCCTAATGGAGAtcgcggaggaggaagaggaggagcaacAGCAACGGGCCAACAAACGTCAGTCGCTCGGTGCGGACCAGGATGACGAACGCCCCCAAACGGCCAAATCAACCCAGGAACCCGTGACGCTCAACTCGGAACTGGCTGCGTCCCCCGAGGCGAGCAATTTCACCGCCGCCTCGACCTCTGAGGTGCCCAATTTCGTTGGTGTGGATGATAGGCCCGTTTCCCCTTCACAATCAATGGATGGACCGGGACGGATGTCATCACAATCAAGCCGGCCTGAATTGTTTTCCTATTCATCATACACATACGGCAAACCAAAGGTGAAGCTAGGCCCGCGCCCGTCGCTGGAGACGGGCAACAGGCCTCAGACCGCTGGAGGATTTCGACCTGTTTCGCAGATTCCCTCCGGACTTAAACTATTCGGCAAGGGCTCTAAGAGGAACAAGAGCAAGGACGAAACCGCCAACGCCGAAGAGCTCCTCGCTGTGACCGAGAATGATACATCTGTTTCGGAGGAGCCGCAGATTGCTCACACAGAACTCACCCGACCTGCCACGAGCTCTGGAGTTTCTGCTCCCAACTCGCCCATGATGCCGCCACCGCTGCCTTCAAAGCCTACTATTTCGCCTGAGAAGGCGAGACTTATGAAGGCGATGAAGCTcagagagaaaaagaagaagaacctAGCCATCAAGGCGGCGAACGCCTCTGATTCTCCCGTCACTTCTCCCGTTACCAGCGAGGAGGGACCcttggaggagaggctcgaggAGAACCAGGCACACACTGACGACGAGAACATGATCACCGAGGCCGAGTCGGATcgaccatccatctccaacgcgGACTCTGGAATTGGTCTCGACGCTTCATCAGCATCTATGACCACGGACCAGGCGTCCGACCTTACGCAGACTGACTCTCACCCCGACAGCCCAGTCATTGCATCCTCAGAACCCGAAATCTCTACAAAAGCATCCTCGCTATCCGAGTCCACTGATGAAACTTTGCACCCCAAGAGTGACGATGCGCccgacgatgacgagaaagccattgatgatgaagtgGCTGCAGAAGACGATGCCTCCAAAGAACCAGCTGCCGCCACACAATCACAGCCTgttgccgagaagaaggctgaggGCACGACTGCCGAGTCGCCCTGTGAGGCTAACACCAGCATTCCAGACCGGCAGACGGCATCGTTGGTGAACAGTGGCAAACCCGAGACAAGCAAAATTCCAGACACGCTCGACACAAATGCCACGACCAATGTCAACAACAAGGACGACGAACCCCTCTCTCCCTCGTCCGCCGCCCTCAAGAtccccaagtccaagttctCGACCCAGGACCTGAGATCTGCAAACAATACCCCCGCCCCTGAACAGAACGCTCGCGAAAGCAGTCCCGTCATCGTCACCGAGgacgttgaagaggaggctgatACCCAAGACGTCGTCCCAGAAACAACCAAGCTGCCCGAGACAAAGCAACCGAAGCGCAAGGCCGCCAACATCGAGCCCATCCGCACCGACTTCTCCACCGACACCAGCCGACCGGAGTCTCAAACAGGTAACCTGTCTGACGACGAATCGTTGATGGAGGAACTGCAGAGCGCCACCCTCCAGGAGGCAAAGCCCATGTTGGTCGCCAAGAGCCCTGTTACTCCCGTCTTCCCAAGCCCGACCAAGGGTGATCGGTCGCCTCATATCATCAGGACCGTTTCGAACCCGGTCCGTGGGAACTTCCTCGCCCCTGGCGATGTAACCCAGAGCTCGGCTCGGTCTGCGAGCTCCGGGGCGGCATACCTGCACAAGGTTGCCCAGCAGCCCGTTGGACCAAACCTGTCCAAGAAGTCCAACGTGGGATCCAGTATCTCTCAGCGTATCAAggccctggagaagctctCAGCCAACTCAGGCGAGGCCAACCCCATCGCCACCAGTCGGGAGCGGCCCTCATCAGCCTTCTTTTCTGTGAGAAGGAGCCGAGAACCTTCACGCTCGCCGTCGGTAGCAGATCGAGCCAACTCGTTCAACCGCCAGAACCTCCGCACACCGCCCTCGAGATCCGGCTCCCGTGATGAGTCCCCAGAGAGGACGAGGCGGACACGCCGGGAGCGGTCCAACTCGGTTGCCAGTCGGTTGTCCATGTTCGAGCCGCCGCTAACGGAGAGCGGTGGCTCGCCAGGAAGTACACGAGGCCCAGAGTCCATCTCAGTGACTGCCAAGATCGTCCGAGATCCGAGTCAGAAcacggccaaggccatggagccACCTAAGGACCCATCCGAATACAACCCCGTGGAGCTTAAGCAGTCTCCTCTCCTGGTTGACCACCAAAAGTCGGCACCCGTCTGGACACCTGCGGCCCTTGAGATGCCTAAGGAGACCCTCTTGGAGCGGCGCATGTCCAAGGAGGGACGGAGGTCCGAGTCCCGGAACCGCAGTAAGGATAGCAAGTCTCGGCGATCTTCCCTGACTGTCGTTAAGGACTTTATCAACGACCGTCGAAAGTCGCTGACCTCACCTTCGAGCGATGCTCTTCCATCTTCGGCTGCTTCTCGCTCACCTACCCGACCCCCGTCGACACACCACAAGCGACTGTCCATCAGCAGCCGTCGATCGTCCTTCAGCCGGGACAGGGAGAACGTGCTGTCGCCCTCGGCCACGACCGAGAGCTCCGCTTCAGGTGACGAGACCAAGTCTAACAGtgacaagtccaagtctcGCGCTGCCCGCTTCATGCGCCGACTCTCATCCCTCTCTAGTTCGCGAGGCAAGACCACGCCCCCCACCGTCCTCTCCCCTACGGTCCAGGAGGAGGTGCCCGAGCCTCCCCGGCCAGCGACCACAGGCCCACCATCGATCGTCTCGTACATGGGCGACGTCAACGTGCAGTTCCCCGACAACCTCCTCTGGAAGCGACGCAACATGTGCCTTGACTCCCAGGGCTTTCTCATCCTGAGCGCCCTCCCTGGCCAGAGCGGCCGCGCTGCCCAGGGTACCAAGCGCTACCACCTGAGCGAGTTCCGAACCCCCTACATCCCCGATGTTGAGGTCCAGGAGCTGCCTCACAGCGTTGTTCTTGACCTGATTGAGGGAAGCGGCGTGCAGCTTGCCTGCATGGACCGCGCGGGACAGGTCAAGGTCCTTGACA TTCTGCGGGACGCTCACGCTGGTCATGCCGTCACCTTTGGACTGTAA
- a CDS encoding Zn(2)-C6 fungal-type domain-containing protein has product MAPYGAAQPASGASESSPAGSTITAGQQQTPAQSAANQNQSGQHKRVYQACIPCRRRKVRCDLGSVDNPHDPPCVRCRRESKECFFSATRRKRKTEDDGSDADEYIIRNGRKRLHVSGSPPPFVERRAYSTMPLTPGGSHGRNQPLRRPDGSRGGRTRRSSEFGGDGDANQTLENFEAQTVMRRGVFGPQDALDLLYKAATDSPAMEHERRESSSSARPPPPQPPHDPYNYPSNPRQTSRPPQMEQPIDPELSRPELSSQPGYVEAIKAWQRFRFVRAGWFTALEAIEYIDYYYKYLSPLTPISPPTFSNPASHVTLLYEEPILTVTLLTIASRYRKMPGTGGHCRSHAIHEQLWMYLRGMIERCLWGQEAFGGGFCVPPSASAIFDESQTSSTAPWRGLRKGSLRTLGTIESLMILTEWHPRALHFPPTEATDELVLPMESGYQPITAADEDPSKTLGHGFGGKRIESWLEPAWRSDRMCWMLLSTANGLAYELGVFDDIDELLKDDAITRPEYKEETYRQRAFRIKRLLLIYTTQLAGRLGWTNMAPSQLRTKDPAIRRQRPMSHEGTTPGTNPSSLSNAFNYVPDLDLDDQIIHCWAGISHLMEMGNERIFRSRKHTTTIIQNGKYVDILKDFAPLLRDWWREFELFTLPEFIRHILTIEYEYVRIYINSLSLQAVVERCTNQAGVTANSNHHAAQNGHPQLSPQTMINYGKLPLGQLGGFTSHDQEYIREVVEGSRNLLRTVVEGLLPGDYLKHAPVRTYFRIISGAMFLLKTFALGAPRSDVRMSIELMDSTVEALRNCVVDDVHLGIRFADLLDSLTSRLRNRFIQAPTMQQASGKGQSPVPETGPDGEGEGIGMNGDDGANWVGGHAQRLRDGLNGNHRPHSPTHEANNISATPFDLSTQNFPYPGNASLGPSTPNVVESAVANMDVSLFEDWNNQGNEMWYLPPGPAFFQNVENTSVAMGPEGVNVGGLDLLEYMAMDPSQFPGLDPSGPPTSNP; this is encoded by the exons ATGGCCCCGTACGGCGCCGCTCAGCCGGCATCCGGGGCCTCCGAATCCAGTCCTGCTGGTTCGACTATCACGGCCGGCCAGCAGCAGACCCCCGCGCAGTCGGCTGcgaaccagaaccagagtGGCCAGCATAAACGCGTTTACCAGGCCTGCATCCCCTGCCGCAGACGCAAAGTGCGTTGCGACCTCGGCAGTGTCGACAACCCGCATGACCCGCCCTGCGTGCGCTGTCGCCGTGAGAGCAAAGAATGTTTCTTCAGCGCAACGCGTCGCAAGCGCAAGACCGAGGACGATGGTAGTGATGCCGATGAGTACATCATCAGGAACGGTCGCAAGCGCCTTCACGTCAGCGGGAGCCCCCCTCCATTTGTCGAACGCCGCGCTTACAGCACCATGCCGCTGACTCCCGGCGGCTCCCATGGGCGTAACCAGCCCCTGCGCCGACCGGACGGCTCTAGGGGTGGCCGCACCAGGAGGAGTAGCGAGTTTGGAGGGGACGGCGACGCGAACCAGACGCTCGAGAATTTTGAGGCCCAGACTGTGATGCGGCGGGGTGTGTTTGGCCCGCAGGAtgcccttgacctgctcTATAAGGCGGCTACAGACAG TCCCGCGATGGAACATGAACGCAGAGAGAGCTCTTCATCAGCTcgtccccctccccctcagcctcctcatGATCCATACAACTACCCCAGCAATCCCAGGCAGACATCGAGGCCTCCTCAGATGGAGCAGCCCATCGACCCTGAGCTGTCACGGCCTGAGTTAAGCTCACAGCCCGGGTACGTCGAGGCCATTAAGGCATGGCAGCGCTTCCGCTTCGTCCGTGCCGGCTGGTTCACGGCgcttgaggccatcgagTACATCGACTA CTACTACAAATACCTTTCCCCTCTGACACCCATCTCACCACCGACCTTCAGCAATCCCGCCTCTCATGTCACCTTACTCTATGAAGAACCTATCCTCACAGTCACCCTCCTCACGATCGCATCGCGATACCGGAAAATGCCGGGTACTGGCGGACACTGTCGATCACACGCCATCCACGAACAGCTATGGATGTACCTGCGCGGCATGATCGAGCGGTGTCTATGGGGCCAAGAGGCATTCGGAGGCGGATTCTGCGTCCCACCCAGTGCCAGCgccatctttgacgagaGTCAGACCAGTAGTACAGCGCCTTGGCGTGGATTGCGCAAGGGCAGTCTGCGGACATTAGGAACAATCGAGTCATTGATGATCCTGACAGAGTGGCATCCACGGGCGCTACACTTCCCACCCACCGAAGCCACTGACGAGTTGGTTTTGCCCATGGAGAGCGGCTATCAGCCCATCACGGCCGCCGATGAAGACCCGAGTAAGACCTTAGGCCATGGCTTTGGTGGCAAGAGGATTGAGAGCTGGCTCGAGCCTGCGTGGAGAAGTGATCGAATGTGCTGGATGCTGCTCAGTACCGCCAACGGACTTGCATACGAACTGGGTGTCTTTGATGATATTGACGAGCTGCTCAAGGACGACGCCATCACGCGCCCTGAGTACAAGGAGGAAACATATCGACAGCGAGCTTTCCGAATCAAGCGGCTACTACTCATCTACACGACACAGTTGGCTGGACGCCTCGGCTGGACCAACATGGCACCGTCTCAACTCCGAACAAAGGACCCTGCCATCCGCCGACAACGGCCAATGTCACATGAAGGTACCACGCCAGGAACGAACCCTTCGTCTCTGTCCAATGCCTTCAACTACGTTCCAGACCTggacctcgacgaccagaTCATCCACTGCTGGGCGGGAATTAGCCATCTTATGGAGATGGGCAACGAGAGGATCTTCCGTTCCCGGAAGCACACGACGACGATCATTCAAAATGGCAAGTacgtcgacatcctcaaggATTTTGCGCCCCTGCTGCGTGACTGGTGGAGGGAGTTTGAGCTGTTCACGCTGCCCGAGTTCATACGCCATATCTTGACCATCGAGTACGAGTATGTTCGCATCTATATCAACTCGCTCTCGCTGCAAGCTGTCGTCGAGCGCTGTACAAACCAAGCCGGAGTGACCGCGAACTCGAACCACCACGCTGCACAAAACGGACACCCACAACTGTCGCCTCAGACCATGATTAACTATGGGAAGCTGCCGCTGGGACAGCTTGGTGGTTTCACTTCGCATGACCAGGAATACATCCGTGAGGTGGTTGAGGGAAGTCGAAACCTCCTCCGCACCGTTGTCGAGGGCCTGCTACCGGGAGACTATCTCAAGCACGCCCCTGTTCGAACATACTTCCGTATCATTAGTGGTGCTATGTTCCTGCTCAAGACCTTTGCGCTCGGTGCCCCGCGATCGGACGTCCGAATGAGCATCGAACTGATGGATTCAACCGTTGAGGCGCTCCGCAACTGCGTCGTGGATGATGTGCATTTGGGTATCCGGTTCGCGGACCTGCTCGACTCTTTGACGAGCCGTCTTCGAAACCGCTTCATCCAGGCGCCCACGATGCAGCAGGCTTCGGGCAAGGGTCAGAGTCCTGTCCCTGAGACAGGACCAGATGGTGAAGGCGAGGGTATTGGCATGAATGGCGACGACGGTGCAAACTGGGTCGGAGGTCACGCCCAAAGACTCCGAGATGGGCTTAACGGAAACC ACCGACCTCACTCACCTACGCATGAAGCCAACAACATCTCGGCCACACCGTTTGATCTCTCGACGCAGAACTTTCCCTATCCCGGTAATGCCTCTCTCGGCCCATCAACTCCCAACGTCGTGGAGAGCGCCGTGGCCAACATGGATGTCAGCCTCTTCGAGGACTGGAACAACCAGGGCAACGAGATGTGGTATCTCCCCCCCGGACCGGCTTTCTTCCAGAACGTCGAGAACACGTCGGTCGCTATGGGCCCCGAGGGCGTCAACGTAGGAGGACTCGACCTGCTCGAGTACATGGCCATGGACCCTTCCCAGTTCCCGGGTCTGGATCCATCTGGTCCACCGACGAGCAACCCCTAG
- a CDS encoding Ran-specific GTPase-activating protein 1, with amino-acid sequence MSASEPTEPKVEETKVEETKPETTPAAEAEGSADKPVTSSSVFSMFGGGAKKEKKDEDEDRGDNSGSAKAQREAAEAAKGDEEQAPESEDVHFEPVIKLTEKVETKTNEEAEEQTFKMRAKLFKFVKESSEWKERGTGDVRLLKHKENGKTRLVMRRDKTLKVCANHYIVPEMKLSPNVGSDRSWVWNAAADVSEGEPEAVTLAIRFANSENANLFKDSFMKAQKENEEIFNKAQEADAPAS; translated from the exons ATGTCTGCTTCCGAGCCCACTGagcccaaggtcgaggagaccaaggttgaggagaccAAGCCCGAGACCACCCCTGccgctgaggctgagggcaGCGCCGACAAGCCCGTGACGTCCTCGTCCGTGTTCTCCATGTTCGGTGGTggcgccaagaaggagaagaaggacgaggatgaggaccGCGGCGACAACTCGGGCAGCGCCAAGGCCCAGcgagaggctgctgaggctgccaagggtgAT GAGGAGCAGGCCCCCGAGTCCGAGGATGTCCACTTCGAGCCCGTCATCAAGCTGACCGAGAAGgtcgagaccaagaccaacgaggaggccgaggagcagaCCTTCAAGATGCGCGCCAAGCTCTTCAAGTTCGTCAAGGAGAGCAGCGAGTGGAAGGAGCGCGGCACCGGCGACGTCCGCCTGCTCAAGCACAAGGAGAACGGCAAGACCCGACTCGTCATGCGCCGAGACAAGACCCTCAAGGTCTGCGCCAACCACTACATCGTGCCCGAGATGAAGCTCTCCCCCAACGTTGGCTCCGACCGCAGCTGGGTGTGgaacgccgccgccgatgtCAGCGAGGGCGAGCCCGAGGCTGTTACCCTGGCTATTCGATTCGCCAACTCTGAGA ACGCCAACCTCTTCAAGGACTCTTTCATGAAGGCCCAGAAGGAGAACGAGGagatcttcaacaaggcTCAGGAGGCCGATGCTCCCGCTTCCTAA